The genomic stretch GCTGCAGCAGGAGCAGCCGCAGGCGGTGCCGCACTTGCAGGTGGTGCAGTCGCAGCCGCCGGCCTCCCCGGCCATCTCGAACCCGCCGGAGGTGGCCTTGTGGGCGGCGGTGGGCATGACCatgacggcggcgccggcggtagCCTCAACGTCGGGGAACATCTTGCAGCTACACACGCAAAATCAAATTCCACCACAGTCAATTTACTCAGCGTCTACCCGGATAAAGAAACTACTATGAAACGTTCAAATTCAGGCATGCGGTTTGTTCAAGCGGCAGTGCTGCACTACGTACCCACCGCAGCCGCTGCCGCACTGGCAGCCGGCGCCGCACCCGCACTTGCCGCTGCAGCAAGACATTCTCCTTCCGAGAGTGGTGGTGATGCTACTGAAGAAGTGAGGAGGTAGCTAGCTCAGAGAGGGATGCTTGCTGTGGCTtggtgaggaggaagaaggcgaggaagGGGGCTATAAATAGGCGGGGAGTGGGCGGCAAAGGATGGAGGGCAGCGTGCGAGGGGCCACGCCGCCATCGAAATGCCTCAACTTGATAAATTGACTTATTTCTCACAATTCTTCTGGTTATGCATTCTCCTCTTTACTTTTTATATTCTCTTATTTAATAATAATAATGGAATACTTGGAATTAGCAGAATTCTCAAACTACGGAACCAACTGCTTTCGCACgggggtgtttgtttgggctttttttggctttttggcttTGGCTTATAAGCCTtaggtgcttttttggctttTAGATTTTAGAAGCCAAAAACATTGGATTTTAGAAGCCATATATCGGGAAGAGGAATCATCAGCATCGGGATGAATCGtccatctctttccacctttgatTCTTCCCTCTCCAGGATAAAGACGTCTGCAGTTTACACACTGCTTTTTAGCGGCTAGCTAGGTTTGGTACCATGATTCTGAACTCTCTGATAAAGAAGGGTGATAATGAAATCGCTGGGACTTTCCTTAGAGCAAACTCTAGTCGATCTCGAAACGTAATTTTTCAATTATCACTTATTTGAGTCTCCCTAGAAAAAATACAGGTGCTGGTATGCTTTGGTTCGACATATCCTCATATATTTTCTCAGTCCTAGTCCATATAAATACCCTTTTTTTTTGAACGGGTACGGGTCCAAGAAGGACCCGGAAGCTGCTTCATTTATAAGCGGTGGGAGTATAAATTACAAAGGAGTCCAGAAAGAAACTAGGAAATACATACAAGACCCTAGGAATTACAGTAAGGCCCTCgagaagaaaaatgaaaaaaacaatTAGATCCTCGAGTTCCTTCTCCGCCGCATTGAGCTGAGCTCCGCCGCCAGGCCAAGAGAACCGGCACCGGGGTAATACGGTTTGACATGCTCAAGCCCGAGTGGATGGAAAGCTTGTCAATCCGTATTACACACAGGCATCTTAgcaccaccacggccggccagggaAAGGAGAAGCACCAACAAGAAAAGCTTGAGCTCAGTATGCAATAAAGGCCCTTTATTTGCAGAGGAACCCGCCGCCCAGCTCTTCGCCGCTGCCGACTCCGATCATAGTAGTACCACGCTAAAGAAGAGGACCGCAGGGAAGCTACGGATCTGGGCCGAAAGATCTGGTAGCCGCCTCCCGACTTAGCGCCAAACACCAGCATCAAGCCTAAACAACCTAGATCTACTAGTACTA from Lolium rigidum isolate FL_2022 chromosome 4, APGP_CSIRO_Lrig_0.1, whole genome shotgun sequence encodes the following:
- the LOC124649423 gene encoding metallothionein-like protein 2C; amino-acid sequence: MSCCSGKCGCGAGCQCGSGCGGCKMFPDVEATAGAAVMVMPTAAHKATSGGFEMAGEAGGCDCTTCKCGTACGCSCCSCK